A stretch of the Deinococcus detaillensis genome encodes the following:
- a CDS encoding COG4705 family protein produces the protein MTAAVPAQNSALRILISKVPEITLFFWIIKILCTTVGETAADWINTNLNFGLVGTSALMISLTVIALVMQFRARRYIPWVYWLCVVLISVVGTLITDNMVNTFNITLVTSTIIFSVLLALTFIGWYRSEKTLSIHSIFTAKREAFYWLTVLFTFALGTAAGDLISENLNVGYLNSALLFAGLIGTVTLAHFAVKFDAIATFWIAYILTRPLGASIGDYMSQAKDVGGLELGTVTTSVIFLVAILAVVIYLSLTRKDQIRLSETEIT, from the coding sequence ATGACCGCTGCCGTCCCCGCCCAAAACAGCGCACTGCGAATCCTGATCAGCAAGGTGCCAGAGATCACACTGTTCTTCTGGATCATCAAGATTTTGTGTACCACTGTTGGTGAGACAGCTGCCGACTGGATCAACACCAACCTCAACTTTGGACTGGTGGGCACCTCGGCGCTGATGATTTCACTGACTGTGATCGCGCTCGTGATGCAGTTTCGCGCACGCCGCTATATACCGTGGGTGTACTGGCTGTGCGTCGTCCTGATTAGCGTGGTGGGAACCTTGATCACCGATAACATGGTCAACACCTTCAACATCACGCTGGTGACCAGCACCATCATCTTCTCGGTGCTGCTCGCCCTCACCTTCATCGGGTGGTACCGCAGCGAAAAAACGCTCTCCATCCACAGCATCTTCACGGCCAAGCGCGAGGCGTTCTACTGGCTGACTGTGCTATTCACCTTCGCTTTGGGCACGGCAGCGGGCGATCTGATCTCCGAGAACCTGAACGTCGGATACTTGAATTCGGCCCTGTTGTTCGCCGGACTGATTGGCACAGTCACGCTGGCCCACTTCGCCGTGAAATTTGACGCCATCGCCACCTTCTGGATCGCCTACATCCTGACCCGGCCCCTCGGCGCGTCTATCGGCGATTACATGTCGCAGGCCAAGGACGTAGGTGGGCTGGAACTGGGCACGGTGACGACCAGCGTCATCTTCTTGGTGGCCATTTTGGCTGTGGTGATCTACCTAAGCCTGACCCGAAAAGACCAGATTCGCCTGTCAGAAACGGAAATCACCTGA